The Aminithiophilus ramosus genome contains a region encoding:
- the glgA gene encoding glycogen synthase GlgA, producing MERFPRQPRVLHVATEMAPLSKVGGLGDVVGSLPKALRSLGIDVRVLTPAWPGVLDALRRRGAPLRRVREKIHVALRWQVFSSRLWKSEIDDIPLYLLDNEELFSDFHIYPESLTADTALPFALLSMAALELPRRESWRAQILHSHDWPTALLPVALRWHRHYRDVSDAYESVLTIHNLAHQGILSPSVLDEWGLDRRSFTLEGLEYYGQINVLKGALLSAGAVTTVSPSYAWEIQTEQGGMGLHGVLAANRDRLSGILNGLDLDTWDPSNDATLPSPFSADDLSGKRICRLRLLESLGWEDDERPLVCFIGRIVEQKGIDLLLPSLETLLESGSRLVIVGSGFSLFEKALQERASRLPGLAVHIGFSEERARLLYAGSDMLLMPSLFEPCGLSQLIALRYGTVPIVRATGGLADTVIDADGAPDGYGFLFSDYNPDELIAVFRRALRAYGDRTRWSGIQRRGMGRDFSWKASAQAYERLYRRLLALD from the coding sequence ATGGAACGGTTCCCCCGGCAACCGAGGGTCCTCCACGTGGCGACGGAGATGGCCCCTCTATCCAAGGTCGGAGGCCTGGGCGACGTCGTCGGCTCGCTGCCCAAGGCCCTCCGATCCCTCGGAATCGACGTGCGGGTGCTGACTCCGGCCTGGCCCGGCGTCCTCGACGCCCTGCGGCGGAGAGGGGCCCCTCTCCGCCGCGTCCGCGAGAAGATTCACGTGGCCCTTCGCTGGCAGGTCTTCTCGTCGCGCCTCTGGAAAAGCGAGATCGACGACATCCCCCTCTACCTTCTCGACAACGAGGAGCTCTTCTCCGACTTCCACATCTACCCCGAGTCGCTCACGGCCGATACGGCTCTCCCCTTCGCCCTTCTTTCCATGGCCGCCCTGGAGCTCCCCCGCCGGGAGAGCTGGAGGGCGCAGATCCTCCACAGCCACGACTGGCCCACGGCCCTGCTTCCCGTGGCCCTTCGCTGGCATCGCCACTATCGTGACGTCAGCGACGCCTACGAATCGGTGCTGACGATCCACAACCTGGCCCATCAGGGCATCCTCTCCCCCTCGGTTCTCGACGAGTGGGGCCTCGACCGCAGGAGCTTCACCCTGGAGGGCCTCGAGTATTACGGCCAGATCAATGTTCTCAAAGGCGCCCTCCTCTCGGCCGGAGCCGTCACCACCGTCTCTCCCAGCTACGCGTGGGAGATCCAGACGGAACAGGGAGGCATGGGCCTTCACGGCGTCCTCGCCGCCAACCGGGACAGGCTCTCGGGCATTCTCAACGGCCTCGATCTCGATACCTGGGACCCCTCAAACGACGCCACCCTTCCCTCCCCCTTCTCCGCCGACGACCTTTCCGGCAAGAGGATCTGCCGCCTCCGCCTTCTGGAGAGCCTGGGATGGGAGGACGACGAGCGCCCTCTGGTCTGTTTCATCGGACGCATCGTCGAACAGAAGGGAATCGACCTCCTCCTCCCCTCCCTCGAGACGCTCCTCGAGTCGGGCAGCCGCCTCGTCATCGTCGGAAGCGGCTTCTCCCTGTTCGAAAAGGCCCTTCAGGAAAGGGCCTCGCGTCTGCCGGGCCTAGCCGTCCACATCGGTTTCAGCGAGGAGCGGGCCCGCCTTCTCTACGCCGGAAGCGACATGCTCCTCATGCCCTCCCTTTTCGAACCCTGCGGCCTCTCCCAACTCATCGCCCTCCGCTACGGGACGGTGCCCATCGTCCGGGCCACGGGAGGGCTGGCCGATACGGTCATCGACGCCGACGGGGCTCCCGACGGCTACGGCTTCCTCTTCTCCGACTACAACCCCGACGAGCTGATCGCCGTCTTCAGACGGGCCCTTCGAGCCTACGGCGACCGCACCCGCTGGAGCGGAATCCAGCGTCGGGGCATGGGCCGCGACTTCTCCTGGAAGGCCTCGGCTCAGGCCTACGAGCGGCTCTACCGCCGCCTCCTCGCCCTGGACTGA
- the glgC gene encoding glucose-1-phosphate adenylyltransferase has protein sequence MIYGKYGRVLGIVLAGGKGERLMPLTKYRAKPAVPFAAKYRIVDFALSNLVNSGVFSIYVLVQFKSQSLNEHVERGWQFGGALRGRDFFITVVPAQMWRGEHWFQGTADAVYQNLHLVTLYNADRICIFAADHIYKMNVEEMLDFHQANGSDVTVAANIVPRSEAHQFGCLFTDGTGRITGFVEKPADPPEIPGRPGYSYVSMGNYIFERETLEEALLEDGQMEGSSHDFGKDILPRLFGRCRMFAYDFSANRIPYAEKIDRPYWRDVGTLKAYWEAHMDLLQPDSPMTLYNAQWPIRTVSFADPPAFSYPSNGKTCSVIGTLRAEGSRVLGGVVHRSVLSRNCTILPGAVVEECIIGQSVVIGEDCRLRRVIVDAHNRIAADTVIGYDPESDALNYHYDRDSGITVVSMPTMKLRTEI, from the coding sequence ATGATCTACGGAAAATACGGTCGCGTTCTCGGCATCGTCCTTGCCGGCGGCAAGGGAGAGCGGTTGATGCCCCTGACGAAATACCGGGCCAAACCGGCCGTCCCCTTCGCCGCCAAATACCGCATCGTCGACTTCGCCCTCTCCAACCTCGTCAACAGCGGCGTCTTTTCCATCTACGTCCTCGTCCAGTTCAAGAGCCAATCCCTCAACGAACACGTCGAACGGGGCTGGCAGTTCGGCGGGGCCCTTCGGGGGCGGGACTTCTTCATCACCGTCGTCCCCGCCCAGATGTGGCGGGGCGAACACTGGTTCCAGGGAACGGCCGACGCCGTCTACCAGAACCTCCACCTCGTCACCCTCTACAACGCCGACCGGATCTGCATCTTCGCCGCCGACCACATCTACAAGATGAACGTCGAAGAGATGCTCGACTTCCACCAGGCCAACGGTTCCGACGTCACCGTCGCGGCCAACATCGTCCCCCGCTCCGAGGCCCACCAGTTCGGCTGCCTCTTCACCGACGGGACGGGACGGATCACGGGTTTCGTCGAAAAGCCGGCCGATCCCCCCGAGATCCCCGGCCGGCCGGGCTACAGCTACGTTTCCATGGGGAATTACATCTTCGAGAGGGAAACCCTCGAGGAGGCCCTCCTCGAGGACGGCCAAATGGAAGGAAGCAGCCACGATTTCGGGAAGGACATCCTGCCTCGCCTTTTCGGCCGCTGCCGCATGTTCGCCTACGACTTCTCCGCCAACCGCATCCCCTACGCGGAGAAGATCGACCGCCCCTACTGGCGCGACGTGGGAACGCTCAAGGCCTACTGGGAGGCCCACATGGACCTCCTCCAGCCCGACTCGCCCATGACGCTCTACAACGCCCAATGGCCGATCCGGACGGTCTCCTTCGCCGATCCTCCCGCCTTCAGCTACCCCTCGAACGGGAAGACCTGCTCCGTCATCGGCACGCTCCGCGCCGAGGGCAGCCGCGTTCTGGGCGGCGTCGTCCACCGTTCCGTCCTCTCCCGCAACTGCACCATCCTTCCCGGGGCCGTCGTCGAGGAGTGCATCATCGGGCAGAGCGTCGTCATCGGCGAAGACTGTCGCCTCCGCCGCGTCATCGTCGACGCCCACAACCGGATCGCGGCCGACACCGTCATCGGCTACGACCCGGAAAGCGACGCCCTCAACTACCACTACGACAGGGATTCGGGCATCACCGTCGTCTCCATGCCCACGATGAAACTCCGGACGGAAATCTAG
- the glgP gene encoding alpha-glucan family phosphorylase, translated as MTMTYGRHIGHALKDMMEKDPAFRTVAYFSMEIGIKASIPTYSGGLGVLAGDILKSNADLGVPIVGMTLLYHRGYFNQSLDDEGYQKETAVSWQPERELRLLPNQVSVYLEGREVKVRTWVHELTGLNGYPVPVYFLDTDFEGNTADDRSFTWYLYGGDQRYRLCQETILGVGGLRMLRDMGYNSLETFHLNEGHAGFLTLELLREQGYESYDKIREQIVFTTHTPVPAGHDHFHYELIDRVMPSVFSGQLRRMMPPEGVSMTELGLRFSRYVNGVSRKHTEVSRNMFNDPKIDGITNGVHPGTWTAPGFKRLYDAYAPGWQHDPGRLVQALQIPDEEIWKAHQAAKLRLVAKVLELTGQQLDADVLTIGFARRAATYKRADLLLTDVKRLLSIASGQVQFLFAGKSHPHDEGGKAMIRQIYRASQELGSTIPIVFVENYDMEIGALLTQGVDVWLNNPKRPREASGTSGMKCTLNGVLNFSVLDGWWIEGWIEDVTGWSIGPESKEAELIDYDESQDAADLYGKLEEKIIPAYYRNREKWVSMMKHTIALNGSYFNTTRVVREYCEKAYGVSFRGL; from the coding sequence ATGACCATGACCTACGGCCGCCACATCGGACATGCCCTGAAAGACATGATGGAAAAGGACCCGGCCTTCCGCACCGTGGCCTATTTCTCGATGGAAATCGGCATCAAGGCCTCCATCCCCACCTATTCGGGAGGCCTGGGCGTGCTCGCCGGCGACATCCTCAAAAGCAACGCCGACCTGGGCGTTCCCATCGTCGGCATGACCCTCCTCTATCACAGAGGCTACTTCAACCAGAGCCTCGACGACGAAGGCTACCAGAAGGAGACGGCCGTCTCCTGGCAGCCCGAGCGGGAGCTGCGCCTCCTTCCCAACCAGGTCTCGGTCTACCTCGAGGGACGGGAGGTCAAGGTTCGGACCTGGGTCCACGAGCTGACGGGCCTCAACGGCTACCCCGTTCCCGTCTATTTCCTCGATACCGACTTCGAGGGGAACACGGCCGACGACCGCAGCTTCACCTGGTATCTCTACGGAGGCGACCAGCGCTACCGCCTCTGCCAGGAGACGATCCTCGGCGTCGGCGGCCTCCGCATGCTCCGCGACATGGGATACAACAGCCTCGAGACCTTCCACCTCAACGAGGGACATGCCGGTTTCCTGACGCTGGAGCTCCTGCGGGAACAGGGCTACGAAAGCTACGACAAGATCCGCGAACAGATCGTCTTCACGACCCACACGCCCGTTCCGGCCGGTCACGACCATTTCCACTACGAACTCATCGACCGGGTCATGCCCTCCGTCTTCTCGGGACAGCTGCGGCGCATGATGCCTCCCGAGGGCGTCTCCATGACGGAACTGGGCCTCCGCTTCAGCCGCTACGTCAACGGCGTCTCGCGAAAGCACACGGAAGTGAGTCGCAACATGTTCAACGACCCCAAAATCGACGGCATCACCAACGGCGTCCACCCCGGCACCTGGACGGCTCCCGGCTTCAAACGCCTCTACGACGCCTACGCGCCGGGGTGGCAGCACGACCCGGGACGGCTCGTCCAGGCCCTCCAGATTCCCGACGAGGAGATCTGGAAGGCCCATCAGGCGGCCAAACTGCGCCTCGTGGCCAAAGTCCTCGAACTGACGGGACAGCAGCTCGACGCCGACGTCCTCACGATCGGCTTCGCCCGCCGGGCGGCGACGTACAAGCGTGCCGATCTCCTTCTGACCGACGTCAAGCGCCTTCTCAGCATCGCCTCGGGACAGGTCCAGTTCCTCTTCGCCGGCAAATCCCATCCCCACGACGAAGGGGGCAAGGCGATGATCCGGCAGATCTACAGGGCCTCGCAGGAACTGGGCTCGACCATCCCCATCGTCTTCGTCGAGAACTACGACATGGAGATCGGAGCCCTTCTCACCCAGGGCGTCGACGTCTGGCTCAACAACCCCAAACGCCCCCGCGAGGCCAGCGGCACCAGCGGCATGAAGTGCACCCTCAACGGCGTCCTCAACTTCTCCGTCCTCGACGGCTGGTGGATCGAGGGGTGGATCGAAGACGTCACGGGCTGGTCCATCGGCCCCGAATCGAAGGAGGCCGAGCTGATCGACTACGACGAAAGCCAGGACGCCGCCGACCTCTACGGCAAGTTGGAGGAGAAGATCATCCCCGCCTACTATCGGAACCGGGAGAAGTGGGTCTCGATGATGAAGCACACCATCGCCCTCAACGGCAGCTATTTCAACACGACCCGCGTCGTCCGCGAATACTGCGAGAAGGCCTACGGCGTCTCCTTCCGGGGCCTCTAG
- a CDS encoding DegT/DnrJ/EryC1/StrS family aminotransferase produces MPGFDLFDQREIDALADVINRKMVHRYSFNDSRDGIYRVEEFERAVAERVGARHALAVSSGSASLYVAMKACGIGPGDEIITTPFTFIASVEAILECGAVPVLAEVDESLNLDPESVEPLITERTKAVMPVHMFGAAADMEAYGSLCADHGLSLFEDSCQAMGATYRGKAAGTFGLWGTYSLDPYKIITVGEGGLIVTDDEELYRRMEYYHDHGHIHDKSIDRGAEGKFCLGFNFRMSELQGALGLVQLSKLDGALARLKGIKRTVVDAVADLGLSRRVHADAEGDSATQIVFLLPDEASARRFQKASKEAGVGCGNLSDNTWHYARHWRTLAEALPDHCTVERPRTHAILSRTAVYGLSVAMTEEQVEKTVRAIRAGAAAL; encoded by the coding sequence ATGCCCGGTTTCGATCTGTTCGACCAGAGGGAGATCGACGCCCTCGCCGACGTCATCAACCGCAAAATGGTGCACCGCTACTCCTTCAACGACAGCCGCGACGGGATCTACCGCGTCGAGGAGTTCGAGAGGGCCGTCGCCGAGCGCGTCGGCGCCCGCCACGCCCTCGCCGTCAGCAGCGGATCGGCCTCTCTCTACGTGGCCATGAAGGCCTGCGGCATCGGCCCCGGCGACGAGATCATCACGACCCCCTTCACCTTCATCGCCAGCGTCGAGGCCATCCTCGAGTGCGGAGCCGTTCCCGTCCTGGCCGAGGTCGACGAGAGCCTCAACCTCGATCCCGAGTCGGTCGAGCCCCTCATCACCGAGAGGACCAAAGCCGTCATGCCCGTCCACATGTTCGGCGCGGCGGCCGACATGGAGGCCTACGGCAGCCTCTGCGCCGATCACGGCCTCTCCCTCTTCGAGGACTCCTGCCAGGCCATGGGGGCCACCTATCGGGGCAAGGCCGCCGGGACCTTCGGACTCTGGGGGACCTACAGCCTCGACCCCTACAAGATCATCACCGTCGGCGAAGGGGGACTCATCGTCACCGACGACGAGGAGCTCTACCGCCGCATGGAGTACTACCACGACCACGGTCACATCCATGACAAGTCCATCGATCGGGGTGCCGAGGGCAAGTTCTGCCTGGGCTTCAACTTCCGCATGAGCGAGCTTCAGGGGGCCCTGGGCCTCGTCCAGCTCTCCAAGCTCGACGGCGCCCTGGCCAGGCTGAAGGGAATCAAGCGGACCGTCGTCGACGCCGTGGCCGACCTGGGCCTGTCCCGCCGCGTCCATGCCGACGCCGAGGGCGACAGCGCCACCCAGATCGTCTTCCTTCTCCCCGACGAGGCCTCGGCGCGGCGCTTCCAAAAGGCCTCGAAGGAGGCGGGCGTCGGCTGCGGCAACCTCTCCGACAACACCTGGCACTATGCCCGTCACTGGCGGACGCTTGCCGAAGCCCTGCCCGACCACTGTACCGTCGAGAGGCCTCGGACTCACGCGATCCTGAGCCGCACCGCCGTCTACGGCCTCTCCGTCGCCATGACGGAGGAGCAGGTCGAGAAGACCGTCAGGGCCATCCGGGCCGGGGCGGCGGCTCTCTAG
- a CDS encoding DUF3536 domain-containing protein, which produces MRALALHGHFYQPPREDPWLDDVLLDPSAAPAHDWNERVAVECYRPNRAARLVDAEGRIVAIVDNYRHLSFNVGPTLHGWIERHDPVLDRHIKGADRQGGGAMAQAYNHMILPLASERDRLTQIRWGLADFRHRFGRPSEGFWLPETAVDEATLDDLALCGVSFVLLAPHQCAAVSPPRGPWTETPQGRGLDVTRPYRVDLPSGRSITAIFYHGPLAQALAFGDLLKNGDALAEALLEALPSGREEPSLLTVAVDGETFGHHHKFGEMALSRAFRLLYGSRGDTCVTTPAAFLAEHRVTWQARILPRSSWSCAHGLERWRSDCGCRTGGDPSWHQRWRGPLRQALDALKGAVDEAFSSLEPLVGDVWRFRDEAVALYLTGRHSPRESFLAQRLGDFDEVRRLSIRTLLEAQRMAMFMYTSCGWFFNDVAGIETAQIIAYALRACDLLHQATGRDVLPDLLRDLSKAEGNRPDLPDGAAVARSLLPRKRDLARIAAESALAEKEKVYYAFDLDKREQSLRSGEFRLRLATVTLRDRRTGKTWQGETACLSQGALDDVCRLREGPPSPSRELNRLFYEGDLLELSRRLEADYPLGPWRMADLPPDEGRALAFDRTRRAQERYAAQAEAVTDDSRRLLVQLHLMEAAPPAYLKASAELALEHRLASLIEGTRALDLLQEGSPLADLLEEAHALGCRPELALLAPRLAEELRQLIRRSRLKGDSEGFSLADRALTRARHLSIDMDVTRLQNETWRALETERNLLGDDLLRLADHLGFAVPRPYQTS; this is translated from the coding sequence ATGCGCGCATTGGCCCTCCACGGCCATTTCTATCAGCCACCCCGGGAAGATCCCTGGCTGGACGACGTCCTCCTCGATCCTTCGGCGGCGCCGGCCCACGATTGGAACGAACGCGTCGCCGTCGAATGTTACCGCCCCAACAGGGCCGCCCGCCTCGTCGACGCCGAGGGGCGCATCGTCGCCATCGTCGACAACTATCGCCATCTGAGCTTCAACGTCGGACCGACGCTCCACGGCTGGATCGAGCGCCACGATCCCGTCCTGGACCGACACATCAAGGGAGCCGACCGCCAGGGCGGAGGGGCCATGGCTCAGGCCTACAACCACATGATCCTCCCCCTCGCCTCGGAGAGGGACCGCCTGACCCAGATCCGCTGGGGACTGGCCGACTTCCGCCACCGTTTCGGCCGCCCCTCCGAGGGCTTCTGGCTCCCCGAGACGGCCGTCGACGAGGCCACTCTCGACGATCTGGCCCTCTGCGGCGTCTCCTTCGTCCTCTTGGCGCCCCATCAGTGCGCCGCCGTCTCGCCCCCCCGAGGCCCCTGGACGGAGACGCCCCAGGGCAGGGGACTGGACGTCACCCGCCCCTACCGCGTCGACCTGCCGTCAGGCCGTTCCATCACGGCGATCTTCTACCACGGCCCCCTCGCCCAGGCCCTGGCCTTCGGCGATCTCCTCAAAAACGGCGACGCCCTGGCCGAGGCCCTCCTCGAGGCCCTCCCGTCGGGACGGGAGGAACCGTCGCTGCTCACCGTCGCCGTCGACGGAGAGACCTTCGGGCATCACCACAAGTTCGGGGAGATGGCCCTCTCCAGGGCCTTCCGGCTCCTCTACGGCTCCCGCGGCGACACCTGCGTCACGACGCCTGCGGCCTTCCTGGCCGAACACCGGGTCACATGGCAGGCACGGATTCTCCCGAGGAGCTCCTGGTCCTGCGCCCACGGCCTGGAGCGATGGAGAAGCGACTGCGGCTGCCGCACCGGAGGAGACCCCTCCTGGCATCAGCGATGGAGAGGGCCTCTCCGACAGGCTCTGGACGCCCTGAAGGGGGCGGTCGACGAGGCCTTTTCCTCCCTCGAGCCCCTCGTCGGCGACGTCTGGCGCTTTCGCGACGAGGCCGTCGCCCTCTACCTGACGGGACGTCATTCGCCCAGGGAATCCTTCCTGGCCCAGCGACTGGGCGATTTCGACGAGGTCCGGCGCCTCTCGATCAGGACCCTGCTCGAGGCCCAGCGCATGGCCATGTTCATGTACACCTCCTGCGGCTGGTTCTTCAACGACGTGGCCGGCATCGAGACGGCTCAGATCATCGCCTACGCCCTGAGGGCCTGCGACCTGCTCCATCAGGCCACGGGCCGCGACGTCCTCCCCGATCTTCTCAGAGACCTGTCGAAGGCCGAGGGCAACCGCCCCGACCTTCCCGACGGAGCCGCCGTGGCCCGATCCCTTCTTCCGAGGAAAAGGGATCTGGCCCGCATCGCCGCCGAGTCCGCCCTGGCCGAAAAGGAAAAGGTCTATTACGCCTTCGACCTCGACAAGCGGGAACAGTCCCTCCGCAGCGGCGAATTCCGGCTCCGCCTGGCGACCGTCACCCTCCGGGACCGACGGACGGGAAAGACCTGGCAGGGGGAGACGGCCTGTCTCTCCCAGGGGGCCCTCGACGACGTCTGCCGCCTCCGGGAGGGCCCCCCCTCGCCGTCGAGGGAGCTGAACCGCCTTTTCTACGAGGGAGATCTGCTGGAGCTGTCGCGCCGCCTCGAGGCGGACTATCCCCTCGGCCCCTGGAGAATGGCCGACCTTCCTCCCGACGAAGGACGCGCTCTGGCCTTCGATCGGACACGGCGCGCCCAGGAGCGCTACGCCGCCCAGGCCGAGGCCGTCACCGACGACAGCCGGCGCCTGCTCGTCCAGCTCCATCTCATGGAGGCCGCGCCTCCGGCCTACCTGAAGGCCTCGGCCGAACTGGCCCTGGAACACCGCCTCGCCTCCCTCATCGAAGGGACGCGGGCCCTCGATCTGCTTCAGGAGGGCTCTCCCCTGGCCGACCTCCTCGAGGAGGCCCACGCCCTGGGATGTCGGCCCGAACTGGCGCTTCTGGCCCCCCGGCTGGCGGAGGAGCTGCGCCAGCTGATCCGGCGCTCCAGGCTGAAGGGGGACAGCGAGGGCTTCTCCCTCGCCGACAGGGCCCTGACCCGAGCCCGCCATCTGTCTATCGACATGGACGTCACGAGACTTCAGAATGAGACCTGGCGGGCCCTGGAGACCGAGCGCAACCTTTTGGGCGACGACCTGCTGCGCCTGGCCGATCATCTGGGATTCGCCGTTCCCCGCCCCTATCAGACGAGCTGA
- a CDS encoding iron-containing alcohol dehydrogenase, whose protein sequence is MNFNMFLSGRISFGPGVSSQVGLQARKLGASRAVLVTDKTMEKLGLAEKISDHLTEAGVETCLFTGVEPEPSVETTDAVAQLARQQDCQIVVGLGGGSSMDVAKAVSVLITNEGSAANYQGLGLVKKPGVPKIMIPTTAGTGSEVTFTAVLIRRSDGVKGGINDDKLFPDYSLLDPELTLSMPPQVTASTGMDALCHALEAFTSRQASPFSDLFAREAIERVGTWLRVAALNGRDLEARSEMMLASLYGGIALANAGVTACHALSYPLGGMFGVAHGQANALLIPYVARFNALARPDKFAEAAGLLGYIEEELPLRDGALLCADALDELIEDLGLPRTLKQLKVGITPSHFDEMAAKALAVARPMENNARVMSKEDCISIYREAME, encoded by the coding sequence ATGAATTTCAACATGTTCCTCTCGGGCCGGATCAGTTTCGGTCCCGGCGTTTCTTCCCAGGTGGGCCTTCAGGCCCGGAAGCTCGGCGCCAGCCGGGCCGTCCTCGTCACGGACAAGACGATGGAAAAGCTGGGACTGGCGGAGAAGATCAGCGACCACCTCACCGAGGCCGGCGTCGAGACCTGCCTTTTCACCGGCGTCGAGCCCGAGCCCTCGGTGGAGACGACGGACGCCGTGGCCCAGCTGGCCCGCCAGCAGGACTGTCAGATCGTCGTCGGTCTCGGCGGCGGCAGCAGCATGGACGTGGCCAAGGCCGTCAGCGTCCTCATCACCAACGAGGGGTCGGCGGCCAACTATCAGGGGCTGGGCCTCGTCAAAAAGCCCGGCGTCCCCAAGATCATGATCCCCACCACGGCCGGAACGGGGTCGGAGGTGACCTTCACGGCCGTCCTCATCCGCCGCAGCGACGGCGTCAAGGGCGGCATCAACGACGACAAGCTCTTCCCCGACTACAGCCTTCTCGATCCCGAGCTCACCCTCTCCATGCCGCCTCAGGTGACGGCCTCGACGGGGATGGATGCCCTCTGCCACGCCCTTGAGGCCTTCACGAGCCGCCAGGCCTCGCCCTTCAGCGACCTCTTCGCCCGCGAGGCCATCGAACGCGTCGGCACCTGGCTGCGCGTGGCCGCCCTCAACGGCAGGGATCTCGAGGCCCGGAGCGAGATGATGCTGGCCTCCCTCTACGGCGGCATCGCCCTGGCCAACGCCGGCGTCACGGCCTGCCACGCTCTCTCCTACCCCCTGGGCGGCATGTTCGGCGTCGCCCACGGCCAGGCCAACGCCCTCCTCATCCCCTACGTGGCCCGTTTCAACGCCCTGGCACGGCCCGACAAGTTCGCCGAGGCCGCCGGTCTCCTGGGCTACATCGAAGAGGAACTTCCCCTGCGCGACGGGGCCCTGCTCTGTGCCGACGCCCTCGACGAGCTGATCGAAGATCTGGGCCTGCCCCGGACGCTGAAGCAGCTCAAAGTCGGCATCACGCCCTCCCACTTCGACGAGATGGCCGCCAAGGCCCTCGCCGTGGCCCGTCCCATGGAAAACAACGCCCGCGTCATGTCCAAGGAAGACTGCATCTCCATCTACAGGGAGGCGATGGAATAA
- a CDS encoding acyltransferase family protein, translating into MQEKRAARIAFFDAYRTFLVFAVVSLHAAMVYMAHVPAWWYVIDPERSLFFLAWVLVTDTFPMPALFFVSGYFAPLSLERRGRSAFLKDKLLRIGLPWGVGVLLFAPLFARATWKSLGLPLPSSHWAFVRTLWIGPAYQQAHFWFLGVLLAFFLLFAFAASLRRPSASRLSPLRGMLLWWGLASATFFLSSLRWHHDLWISLGPLYFQPARIVSYLAAFCLGGRAWRDGWFDGPGVGRKVLPLAALGAFLGALVVVILPFRFAQSDALGAKALRAMAYAFASLSMGSFFLLVCSAFLNRPSPRWRLLGESSYGVYWLHQMILMPLAALLVPLSFPGAVKFVVALVGTCGLCFLLTVEGLRRLPLLRRIF; encoded by the coding sequence ATGCAAGAAAAGAGGGCGGCGCGAATCGCCTTTTTCGACGCCTACCGGACGTTTCTCGTCTTCGCCGTGGTGAGCCTTCATGCGGCCATGGTCTACATGGCTCACGTCCCGGCCTGGTGGTACGTGATCGATCCCGAAAGGAGCCTTTTTTTCCTCGCCTGGGTGCTCGTCACCGACACCTTTCCCATGCCGGCCCTTTTCTTCGTCTCCGGCTATTTCGCCCCCCTCTCCCTGGAGCGCAGGGGAAGGAGCGCCTTCCTGAAGGACAAGCTCCTTCGCATCGGCCTTCCCTGGGGCGTCGGCGTCCTGCTCTTCGCCCCCCTTTTCGCCCGGGCCACATGGAAGTCCCTCGGTCTTCCCCTGCCCTCCTCCCACTGGGCGTTCGTCCGCACCCTCTGGATCGGACCGGCCTATCAGCAGGCTCATTTCTGGTTCCTCGGCGTCCTCCTCGCCTTTTTCCTCCTCTTCGCCTTCGCCGCTTCCCTCCGCCGTCCCTCGGCCTCGAGGCTCTCGCCCCTCCGAGGGATGCTCCTCTGGTGGGGGCTCGCCTCCGCGACCTTCTTCCTCTCCTCTCTCCGCTGGCATCACGACCTCTGGATCTCCCTGGGGCCTCTCTACTTCCAGCCGGCGCGGATCGTCTCCTACCTGGCGGCCTTTTGTCTCGGCGGAAGGGCCTGGCGCGACGGCTGGTTCGACGGTCCGGGAGTAGGGAGAAAGGTCCTCCCTCTGGCGGCTCTGGGGGCCTTCCTCGGGGCCCTCGTCGTCGTGATTCTTCCCTTCCGGTTCGCCCAGAGTGACGCCCTCGGCGCGAAGGCGCTTCGTGCCATGGCCTACGCCTTCGCCTCCCTCTCCATGGGCTCCTTCTTCCTGCTCGTCTGCTCGGCTTTTCTGAACCGTCCTTCGCCGCGATGGCGTCTTTTGGGCGAGTCCTCCTACGGCGTCTACTGGCTCCACCAGATGATCCTCATGCCCCTTGCGGCGCTGCTCGTTCCCCTCTCTTTTCCCGGTGCCGTCAAGTTCGTCGTCGCCCTCGTCGGCACCTGCGGCCTCTGCTTTCTCCTGACCGTGGAGGGACTGCGGCGCCTTCCTCTTCTGCGGCGCATCTTCTGA